The Nicotiana tabacum cultivar K326 chromosome 1, ASM71507v2, whole genome shotgun sequence genome segment CTCGTGATTGAGGAGCATCTACATGTTCAATTAAACAACCATTAGATGTTGTTACAATTTTTCTTGTATGTAGTGGTCAGAAAATAAAAGTCACATATATTTGAGTCTCAGTAGTACTTTTTATTAATCTGATGTTATTCGCTTCAGATGTTACCTCTGCCAGCAAACTATTTCTATTTACTTCGTGTGTTTTAATTTCTATAATTGCAGTTTTGTAGGAATAATGGGTTCTAAACAAAAAAACAAACATGTTTGCTTCGCAAAATCAGAAGCTGAGATGAAACTTAGGCGACATGAAACGTACAAAATAATATCTGCGGGAAAAAAAAGAAGCATTGTTACTACAACGACGAACAAAAAGACAAGAGTTAAAAAGAAGTAGTCTTTCTGAGAATGTTGCTTTTCCTGTCGCTACTCCAGCTGCAATTGAGTTTCAGTAACAAAATATTCCTCTTAGGAGCTCTTCTTCTGTTTTAAAAACAGGTTAGAATACAtcctttgttattttatttttttagaaatgtCCCTTCACGCTTTTTGCATGTGAGTATAATTGAATGACGGTAAATGTGTGTTGTGTTTTCCCTATTAGCCAACGAGCGTCACGTTGATGCTTTGGAAGTTACATTTGACAAGCGAAAGATTATAAATTATCCCTTCTACTCATTTGAAGTAGGTAAGTATCAAGGATGCAATGTTAACTTTTACATAATGTCTTTATTTATTCATAATTTATTACTTTTTGGCGTTAGGGTCAACGTCACATGCATCTAATGAAAGTAGTAGTATGAGCTCAACAATGGTTGGGAAAAAAGGTTTGCACCAATCTTTTATTATGATACTGTTGTATATTACTTAATTGGTAATTTTATGCTAATAATACTTAAATATACAGGTTATAactcaaaaaaaaagagttatacATACGTAGGTCAGTTACAATCTGATTATGTTCCCTTGAAGACTGTTCCTAACTGTAAATTTTGTGGTGCAAAAAAATTTGAATATGAACCACCTGGATTCTGCTGTAACAATGGTTCGATCAAGTTAGTTTCACATGAGATGCATGCTGAACTACAAAATTTATATTTAGGGACTACTGAAGAATGTAAACATTTTCGAACATATATCAGAACATACAATAATATGTTTGCATTCACATCACTTGGTGTAAATTATGATAAAGAATTAGCAAAAAGAAATCGTGGTATTTATACATTTAGAGTTCAGGGAAAGATGTACCATTTTATAAATGATTTGCTGCCTCCGAGTGGAATAGCAAAAAATCTACAACTATACTTCTATGACAACGATAACGAATTAGCTAACAGAATGGCTTGCTCTGAGAAAATGCATGAATCAATAGTCAAAAAGCTAATGAACATACTGAGAATTAATCCATACTCTATTTTCTTAAAATCCCTAATAGATGTTCCAAATCTATCGAACTACAATATTGCACTTAAATCTGACTCAGGTTTGGATCAACGTGTATACAATCTTCCTACTACATCAGAAGTTGCAGGGATATGGGTTGAAAAAGAAATCACCGAAGTTAGTTCTGCACCTCATATTCGAATCTACACTCATAGTAACAGATCTCAAATAGTGAACTACTATTGCGGATGTTATGATCCGCTACAATATCCACTATTATTTCCATATGGTCAAAGTGGATGGCACTGTGGcattaaaaaaattatacaacCAAAAGATACTTCTAAACGTCGAGCCTTTTGTGAACACGAAGAATTACCAAGTATTAGAAATATGTGTTCTGTTGATGGATATCTTGACATGGAAGCTCAAAATCTTGAAAAAGGAAAACGGAAAAGAGATAATATCTCTGTTCGTGAATATTACTAATATAAATTCCAAATGAGAGAAGATGAAACAAATGAAACTTTGCATTCTGGAAAATTATTTCAACAATATTCAGTAGATGAACACATAAAACTTGAAACATAGAGATTAGATTTTTTTCATTCAACCCAGATCTCTTTAGGATAGAAATGCTACAAGGACTCattgatattttaagacttggaGAAAGAGACTCTTCAAATATAGGAAAACAAACATTCCTTCCCGTTACTTTTATAGGCGGACCAAGAGACATGCGTCGACGCTACATGGATGCTATTTCTTTGGTACAACAATTTGGAAAACCTGATCTATTCATAATGATAACTTGTAACCCATCTTGGCCCGAGATAAAAGAGCACTTGCTACCAACTGACGAAGCACAGAACAGACCTGATTTAATTAGTCGAGTTTTTAAGGTAAAGATAGAAGAACTAAAAACCGatatattaaaaagaaatatCTTTGGAAAAGTTGCAGCTTTTATGTATACTATAGAATTTCAAAAACGTGGTTTACCACATGCTCATTTCCTTATTATACTTACTAATGAATACAAACTACTCACTCCAGAATCTTAAATCTTATGATAATATTGTTCGTGCTGAATTGCCTGATTGTAAAGCTGAAGAAACCTTATATAAACTTGTTCTTCAACATATGATGCATGGACCTTGTGGTAAATTAAATCCTACAAATTCATGTATGCAAAAGAAAAAAGGTGGTTGCAAATTCAAATATCCAAGAAGCTTTGCTGATCAAACATCAAAAGGGAAAAATTCTTACCCAATTTATAGAAGACGGAATACAGGACTTGTGAAAGTCAAAGATCACTATTTCGATAACTCATGGGTTGTCCCTTATAATCCATTCTTACTTGGAAAATTCAATTGCCACATAAATGTTGAAATTTGTTCAGATATTAAAGCTGTTAAATATATTTATAAATACATCTGTAAAGGACATGATAAAATCGCATTTCACATACATGACAATGACGCAAATGTTGAAGTAGATGAAATAAAAGAATATCAGTCTGCTCGATGGGTATCACCATTTATTTGGTTTTCCTATTAATGAAATGACACCATCTGTTTATCATCTTCAGTTACATCTTGAAGGACAACAATTTGTTTCTTTTAAGAGTGCATCGAGTATAAACTCAATTATGAATAATCCTATGATTAGAAAAACAATGTTAACAGAATTTTTCGCtatgaacaaaacaaataaagatgCAATAAAGCTCAATCTACTGTATAAAGAATTTCCACAATATTTTGTATGGTCAGTACAATATAAAATGTGGACCCGTCGAACAAAGGGTAATGTCATTGGACGTGTTGTAACATGTCATCCAACAGAAGGTGAAAGATATTATCTGAGATTATTATTAATGAATATAAGAGGACAAAAATCATATGAAGACCTACTAACTGTAAATGAAGTACGTTGCGATACATTCAGAGAATCAGCTCAAAAAAGAGGACTACTTCATTGTGACAATAACTTAGCTGAATGTATGCTAGAAGCTGAGAGTTATCAAATGCCATGTAGCTTGAGACGTTTGTTTGCTACATTGTTGGTATATTGTGATCCTGCTAATCCAAGAGAATTATGGGAGAAATTCGAGAACTCTATGTCGGAAGACTTCAAAGTTTTACCAGATATCGGAACAAAAAGTGTTCGATATAAAGTTTTAGATTGTCTCAATGACATCTTACATTCGATGGGACATAACATTAATGAGTATAAACTTATCGCTGAAAATTTCAAGGCTTCAAAGGCTGCCAAAGAAGGAAGAGAAATATTTTTCGAAAGAAACATAATCGTTACTGAAGAAGAGCTATTACTGCGACAAAAGTTGAACCGTGAACAACAGGTGGCGTACAATGTGATTATAGACAGAATATCTTCGAACAGACCGGGAGCTTTTTTTGTTGACGGTCCTGGAGGAACAGGTAAAACTTTTTTATAGCGTGCCTTATTAGCTACTGTGCGATCTAAAGGATTTATTGCTCTAGCAACAGCAACCTCTGGAGTTGCGGCTTCGATTCTTCCAGGTGGTCGTACCGCTCATTCCTGTTTTAAAATTCCCATTGACATTGATGAAAATTTTAGTTGCAATATTAGCAAACAAAGTTCACTTTCCTGTTTGATTCGAGATGCAAAATTAATTGTATGGGATGAAGTATCGATGGCAAAAAAGAAAATGATTGAAACTTTTGATCTACTTTTGAAAGATCTCTTGAATACTAATGTGCTTTTTGGTGGTAAAGTTGTTGTCTTTGGTGGTGATTTTAGACAAACTTTACCAGTAGTTCGAAACGGAAAAAGAGAGGATTTTATTCATGAGAGTTTATTATATTCTGACATTTGGCCCCGACTTGAAAAATTGCATCTGTCAGAAAACATGCGTGCAAAAACTGATCCGGCCTTTTGTGAATATTTGATGAGAATAGGAAATGGAAAAGAACCTCTTACTTCTGAAAACAAAATTGAAATTCCAAAATCATTTATTATCCCTTATACTACGGAACCGGAATCTTTGAATGCATTATCTGAAACAACATTTCCTAACATGCATGCTTTCTTCTGTGATGCATCTTCTGTAACTTCCCGCGTTATTTTGACGACGAAAAATGATTTTGTAAATGAAATAAATGATATGCTTATAGACAAATTTCCAAAAGAAGCTAAAACATTCGTTGCAATTGATGAACACATGTGAATCGAATGATCAAAGTCAATATGAAGATTTTTTGCATTCTTTAAATCCTGCTGGTTTACCTCCTTATAGATTAACTTTGAAAGAAAATTGTCCAATTATATTATTACGAAATTTGAATCCTTGTGAAGGTTTGTGCAATGGCACAAGATTGACATGTTGTGATTTTAAAACACATGTTATAAGTGCAAAAATTGCAAGCGGTGACTTTAAAAATACACATGTGTTTATTCCGAGAATACCATTGATGTCATCAGAAGATGAAAAATCCCCAGTGCAGTTTAAAAGAACACAATTTCCAGTAAGACTTTATTTTACTATGACTATAAATAAATCACAAGGTCAAACATTAGAttttgttggtatatatttaCGAGAACCAGTATTTTCGCATGGCCAGCTTTACGTTGCATTGTCGAGAGCAAAAGCTTCCAATTGTCTCAAGATATTAATTCGGCCTCCAAACCCAGATAGTGATGACGATCATTCTACATACAATATAGTTTATGATGAAATTATTCAAAAGGCTTTTTTGTGAATCTTTTACATGTTACTGTATAACGTCTGTTGAACTAAAGAAAGTTGAACATACAGTTTAAACACATGAACACACGTCTTGTTTGTGGAACATGTACTTAAAAGGTTAGGTTGTGCTTCTATTTCTCCATTTGggtctctcatttattttttatatcatttattttttatattttgtttcttaTATCTTAATGCTTCATTTTGATCTGATGTGCATATTTGTTTGTTTTAtctatgtatattttttttggttatatTCGTTTTGTTGTCTGTGATTTTGGGTATCCTTATAATCCGACAAAGCAGAGGAGGTGGTAGGGTAATCGTTAGGTCTGTTATTGAAGGGTTCAATCATATTTCAACAACTttaatactaaaaaaaaaatGCGAACTTCAATATTCAAGAAAGGTTGAAAATGAGTATTTTACAAGCACTGGAAACTCTTTAAtaaaaaatgttgaagaagaacaTTTGAGAAGCACTAGAAGATATGAGGTTCTAATGGATTGGTTATCATTACAGCATGTGCACACTAATTTACGCAATGTGTTTGATATATGGCTGAAAATTGAGATAACTAAATaatgttttttttgtttcttttgtttttatttaccATTTTGAAGCTTACTGTTCTTCCTTCTTCGGCATGCATATATGTGAGTTTTTTGCCAAGTAATGTGAAACATGTTATTTTTTCCTCGcaaattattgttattattttcttctgttttggTTGTCTCTTCTTGTGAGTGTATTGATATATTTTTTCCCATTTTGTTGCCCAGTCCTGCGCACATGTTCTGATGTTGCACATTTTCATGGATCTTGAGTTTTTTTGTAAAGGTAAAGAAATGGATCTTGAAATTACTGAGATATGTGGATTAAAAATAGTGTGATCGGAGTTTCCATATTTAGTGTGATCGGAGTTTTCATATAAAGCGTAAGATGTTTGTCATGAATAGAGGTGGACTTGAAGAGACAACAAGCAATCTATCGCTGCTTGGCTAAAGAAATTCAGTTAGTATCTCAGCCTCTGGGACACATGGTAAGTCCGAATTCGTCATAGCATTTTTCGCTAATGTGTGTTACTGTATTTATTTCAATTAACTTGAGTCTCATTTTAGAGGGCTGATTATAGTGAGTTCAAAGTACATAATTTCCTGTGCAGGTCTTCAAAGCGTAATCATTTAAATACTCCAGGCAAAATACTCAGGCTACAAAGGCTTACGACAGCAGTAAAACTGATTGAAGTCACGTCTAAAAGCTTCTATCTGCAGCCTGATTTCAGACATGACAGTAGCGTCAACTACCAAATAAATGTATTCCTTCGAGCTACTGAAATCCACTTGCAAATTCCATCCAAGGTAttgaaagaaatatcaacagATTCTTTTGTATTATGCAGATTTTAAAAAACTTGCGACGAGGCTTCCGAAAGAACATCAAACCAATTAGATTTGAGATTTATTTCAGACTCTATGGAATTCAAGCATCAACCACGTCACATTTCAGCAGAGGTAATTTATAGCACCACTTTGTCATCATGAGCGCCTTTAGTTTTTACGGTTATTAGTGGCTGAATGGATAAAATTTAATCGCATTTGTGTTTGAAGTGCTTATTGGTTGTTACCAAGTATATAATAGTTTTGACATGTTGAATTCTGCTTATTTACTTTTTCGTCAAATGAGAAAAAAGTGATCTTATAGAAGTTTGTAGCCTTGTGTTTTCCCTCATCAAAATCATAGCTTCGCATATTTAAGATTTAACTTGTGATTTACTCATCAGCTATTATAGGTAAGTTATAAAGGATTAAACAACTAATTTTTTTCCCCTTGGAATGGCATTgtcaaaaatttattgatatattttttcctttttttgatgTTGCACATTTTCATGGATCTTGAGTTTTTTGGTAAAGGTAAAGAAATGGATCTTGAAATTACTGAGATATGTGGATTAAAAATAGTGTGATCGGAGTTTCCATATTTAGCGTGGTTGGAGTTTTCATATAAAGGGTAAGATGTTTGTCATGAATAGCGGTGGACTTGAAGAGACAACAAGCAATCTATCGCTGCTTAGCTAAAGAAGTTCAATTAGTATCTCAGCCTCTGTGACACATGGTAAGTCCGAATTCGTCATAGCATTTTTCGCCAATATGTGTTACTGTATTTATTTCAATTTATGCAATTCTTTGTAACTCGAGTTTCATTTTAGAGGGCTGATTATAGGGAGTTCAAAGTACATAATTTCCTGTGCTCTTCAGGCTACAAAAGCTTACAACAGCAGTAAAACTGGTTGAAGCCACATCTAAAAGCTTCCGTCTGCAGCCTGATTCCAGACATGACGGTAGCGTCAACTACCAAATAAACGTATTCCTTCAAGTTACTGAAATCCCCCTGCAAATTTCATCCAAGGTACTGAAAGAAATTTTAAGTTctcttcatttattttattacCCTGTTATTCTCCTGAGTATCTGTTTTATTTTCTGTTGACAAGATTTTCAgtgtattaaattattatttttattatatctgATTTTGACGTGATCACAGAACACAACCAGATATTACAATTatagaagataaagaagaagccCCATCTACTTCATTTTATCTATTGATTTTTTTGCTATTCTGTGTAAAATAGAGAAAGTGCAACAGAGAAATTTCCTCGAGATGAATATGCTGACCCAAAAAATGATGAGGATGAAAGGCGTGACTATCTGGGAGATGAAGATAATGCGGATAACTTAAAGACCAAAATCATGTAAAGTATTTCCTTGCTCCTTAATGCTTTTGTAGAGTTTGTTTAACGCAAGCTATTTCACTTTCATTTAATCTGCCAAGACTTGCTCTACTTTTCTCTTCGATATGTTCATTATTTGCCTGCATGTCATTAACGCCTTTTGCTATTACGGTCttatattcaaataaataaggtgGAGCATGTAACTGTAATTGGAAAGACTTAATACTATagtttattaatttaaataaatcaCATTAAGTTTTATTCTTTTCTGGTCTGCAAATGTGAATCGTTCAGTTAGTCCAGTGGCTTTATATCATTTTGCGAGATATTTTTGTGAATGTatcctgaaaaagaaaaaattctcAGTGCTTGAATTTTCGATGCTGAAAATATTTCTTATTTCAGTTCTTTGGTTTGTTAAGTCATAGCAATTATGTCAAATAGCTTAAGGGTTTCAATATGGTTACAATCTAAAGAATTATAACTCCAATTGGTGGTACAATATGATTCTCTGTGATAAAATGAATTATGTTATCTTTGATGTCTACATATGGTAGTTGGCCCTGTCCTGTTGTTATCTGCTTTTTTGCTACAGGTAGCACAGTTTTCCCATTTAAATTCTTCTGATGTATTTCTCCTCTTTAACCATTTTTGTTATGCCATTCGCACTATTGTTGGTTTTTTCTATGTTTCAGCCCTCCTTTGACTACCTCACAATGCTATCCTGACCACTATTGGATCTTCTTATGCTTTTGATTACTAATTTTTTCTTTCAAAGTTTTTTCTTGGTAGAACATCAAAAGTTTATCCTGTTATCCGTTTCCTTAAGAATCCTTATTTCAGTACTGAATTTTAATTCTTTCTTTATATCTTCATATGTTAGTGGTAATGCATGGGATTTGTAGCTTATGTACTGAtaagttttaaacaataaaaCTCTAGAATGCACGTTATTCTGAGACCGAAAGGAAAATTGAATTGCTGTGATTATTTTGTTAAGGCTGTGTATTATTAATAAAGCCATTGATATATAGCTTGTCAATTTTCAATTTTGATGGTATGGTTACTACTCTTTACTACAATGGACTTTCAATGAATAACAATAAGGTAACATTTTTCGTTGCTGGAGTAGTAGACTTGCTCAATACCTGTCCTTTACCATTCTTATGTGAGGGCAGTTGAACACGAAAGTTAATAAATGATTAACACTGGAAGATAAACTCAGAGCTCACTTGAGATGGTTGGCATGTCTTGTGTGGACCTCCAGATTGTATTGCTGAATTTCTCAGCTGGTATAAGATTCTCTCCTTGGTTGATTATTAAGTTACATTAGACAGACAAGCCATATGAAAGATCAATATTCACTTGTTGAACCGAGGAAATAGTTGTCATGGAAgtcctatttatttttaaagtcattCGATGTCTTTTCTTACTATAGTTGCAAATGCATCTTTGCGGCAGTTAATGCAGAGCCTGTGAGTGAATCTCCAATTTCTCACAAGGCTTCCAAAAAAGGGTCTTGTAAGGTACCTGCAAATTCAAATAAGAGGAAGAAAAAAGATACATCATCTGAATCTAAAGACGAGGAGCTAAATAGTGGTGAGGAGAGTGACGactatgaaaaataatttaatttgtttttatttggGTCCTTCTTGGTTTGATTATGTTTCCATTGTTGTCATGTTATGGTTGCTTCTTCTATAGTTTCTGCAATTTGTAGTTTCTGTTGGAGTATTTTTTGATTCAGATTGTTGTTTATCCTGTATTCCATATATTATTCACACCCATTACTTTTTGAGTTTTTTTGCTCCCAATCTATGAGATTCTTTCTTTTATGAGAAATGACAACTGTCAGATTCAAGTGTCTTTTATTGGTGAACATTCTTTCttgttctattgaactttaattGCTGGATATTAGTTTTATAGTTAGTCTGATTCTATTGAATCTTTAATTGCTGGATTTTTAGTTTACCTTTACGAAAAGATTGAATTTTTAGTTAGTGTTTAGTTCATATTCCTAGGTTTTAGTTTACTGCTTTTTCTGATTCTGAAAAATGAAACTTTAATTaatgagtttaaaaaaaaattaatctttaGTTAATTATTAGTTTCATTTGTTGTATTGGTCTACTATTTTCAAGTTTAACTTGGTCTTAAGCATCTTTAAGCTGAACTTGGAATGAGTACTGGATCAATGCAACTTCTTTACATGCTAATTCCTGTTTCTTTTGTTAGAGAAATTCAACTAGCACGAGGACTATCATTTGCCATTACTGCAAAGGTCAAGGAAAGGGTGCTGCCAAAGCTACAAGAAGTAAAAAGGGCAGTGACCATGGAAGGAGTCGGCCTCCATCGGCAAACAAAAGCTCTCAGCCTGAATGGAAGAGTACAACTTTTCTGGTTAAGTTAAAAGCTCTGAATATTTCCACTGGCTGCTCAGTTGCACTTTAAAAAGTGAATCATTTTCATCATTATTTTCATTCTACAGTATGAAATTTAGCAAGTGTAAAGCATTTGTGCTTTAAATTAGTAACCTGTATTGACAGAGACCATTAACCGCCAAGATAGAAGGCTCTGTCCAACTTTGTATCTGCTCGACTCTATATCTATGATTCACATATGTCAACAAATTACAAGGTGATTGAATTTTATCCTTGATTAGCAATTCCAATACTAGGTACTCCACCATGGAGTTGATGTTCATGTTAAGCACCAAAATTGATTGTGTAACTATAATGTTTAACCATTGCAGTTCACGTGAAGTTTAATATATCAATTGTCAGAGCAGTTAAAAAGCATTGGAAATTGATAATATATTAACAAACTTTCATGGAATGAATAAAGTATCACCAAGTATTATGGGAAACAACTGCAAAAAAAATTAACGCTAAATAACTATTGGGCCTGTGCTTAGCACAGGCTACACCCACTAGTATAGAAGAGAAACATAAATCTATTATGGCTCATGCTATGAAgtcttctctttattttcttagttGGTTAGATTAACTCTGGAACCTCCCTCCCTTCttccttttctgtttcttcttccctTGGAAGATTTGGTTACTAATTTGGAATAATTGTAATAGTTTGAAGATGAACTCTTATATTAATGTACACGATTTCAATTCTCCCTATCAATACTATTCCCCTTCGTTACACAAAATATTGTACTTTTCAGTTATTTCTTAACATCTAAAAGGAAAAGATTAATAATGTTATTGTTGGTGAAATTTTTGGTCGTCAGCTTCTTTAGTTGAAATAGCCAAATTATCAATTAAAACtaccaaaattttgaaaatgaaactATACGACTATGATTATTGTAGGCATGAACTTTAAAGAAACTTGAAGATGAAAGCAATAAAATTCAAGCAAATAAAAAGGCAAATAATGTTAAGAATTGTAGctcaaaataacaatataaaacaagaagataagtagaataagagaagaagataTAACTTTCTTATCTCATCAAGTGTTCAAGTCTGTTTCATCTCACATTTCATgcctctatttatactattaCATATGAAGGTTACAAAATGATTGTCTTAAACATGACATTAACAATTGAGATCATGGGGGAAGATCATGGGAAGAGGTTATGGAGGTGTGGGAGTTACAATCATAATAGTGATGAGTAGTGGGAGGTTATTTACAATCATGGGTGAAAATAATGGGAATAGTGGACATCCATATTAACTATAGGTTTTacaacactcccccttggatgtccaaaaATAGATAATAcacctcgttaaaaccttactaagaaaaaaccctgtgggaaaaagaagcttagtgaaggaaaaagagtacgcATATCTATAATACGCTTTatttgctgcctcgttaaaaaccttaccaggaaaacccagtgggacaaaacctaggctaagggaaaaagagtacagcgTGTATCTTACTCCCCTTATGAAAATATCACTTTATTTCTCGAAGACGGCGCATTCCAATCTTCCGTATTAACTTCTCAAATgttgaggttggtaatgccttagtgaacagatcagccaaatttTTATAGGAACGAATCTGTTGAACATTAATTTCACCATTTTGTTGAAGATCATGCGTGAAAAAGAACTTTGatgaaatgtgctttgttctgTCTCCTTTGATGTATCCTCCTTTCAGTTGAGCAATACAAGCAGCATTGTCTTCCTATAGTGttgttggattattttttttcatAAGAAAACCACATATTTCCTGAATATgctgaatcattgatctcaaccaaACACATTCCCGACTAGCTtcatgaatggctattatctcagcatgatttgaagatgtGACAGCTATTGTTTGTTTCATTGAACGCCATGATATagtagtacctccatatgtaaacaaatagcctgtttgagatcgggctttatggggatcagacaAATAATCTGCATCGGCATAGCCAAACATCTGACTTGAATTCATTAGAATAAAACAATCTCATATCTATAGTTCCCCGAAGATATCTAAAATATGCTTAACACTATTCCAATGTCTTCTTGTTGGGGAGGAGCTGAATCTTGCAAATAAGCTTACTGCAAAAGTAATATCTGGTTGGGTATTGTTAACAAGATACATcagtgccccaattgcactaagatatggagtTTCATCACCAACGAGctctaggggtgtgcattcgaatcggtttatcgataaatcgaatcgattatttgttatcggtttatcgatttatcgatttcgatttcgaaattttccttatcgagttatcgatttctatttcgattttgtcctcttcggttatcgatttatcgataaaccgataagatatactaaaaagacaaaaaataaaaaaataaattttttttttacccttattctataatactCTTCCATTTACCCTAAGtccctaaccctattatttcctctaccacatttaaggagtgatcatatttaaagctcaagggaATGTAGTTCAAATTAATGAAAAACAGAATTAGCTgtgatgatgtattttttttataccgttggagtgttggtggcatacatttgatcccttactttagtttcgttgcatgtgcttgttgacaaaatttttatgttataaacggtgttcgtcttattttagcttctttttgtccatattagttaggcgtgTTTATAGCAATATACTTTTCGTGGAAtcccgcaaattttcttattggtgtaatcgataaccgaatcgataagccccaaaTCGATAAATcaaaatcgaaaaaatcgaaaccttattgaaacgataacgataagcatatgtacaaatca includes the following:
- the LOC107786332 gene encoding uncharacterized protein LOC107786332 — encoded protein: MTPSVYHLQLHLEGQQFVSFKSASSINSIMNNPMIRKTMLTEFFAMNKTNKDAIKLNLLYKEFPQYFVWSVQYKMWTRRTKGNVIGRVVTCHPTEGERYYLRLLLMNIRGQKSYEDLLTVNEVRCDTFRESAQKRGLLHCDNNLAECMLEAESYQMPCSLRRLFATLLVYCDPANPRELWEKFENSMSEDFKVLPDIGTKSVRYKVLDCLNDILHSMGHNINEYKLIAENFKASKAAKEGREIFFERNIIVTEEELLLRQKLNREQQVAYNVIIDRISSNRPGAFFVDGPGGTVLRTCSDVAHFHGS